A portion of the Pan troglodytes isolate AG18354 chromosome 10, NHGRI_mPanTro3-v2.0_pri, whole genome shotgun sequence genome contains these proteins:
- the TDG gene encoding G/T mismatch-specific thymine DNA glycosylase isoform X2, translated as MAAYKGHHYPGPGNHFWKCLFMSGLSEVQLNHMDDHTLPGKYGIGFTNMVERTTPGSKDLSSKEFREGGRILVQKLQKYQPRIAVFNGKCIYEIFSKEVFGVKVKNLEFGLQPHKIPDTETLCYVMPSSSARCAQFPRAQDKVHYYIKLKDLRDQLKGIERNMDVQEVQYTFDLQLAQEDAKKMAVKEEKYDPGYEAAYGGTYGENPCSSEPCGFSSNGLIESVELRGESAFSGIPNGQWMTQSFTDQIPSFNNHCGTQEQEEESHA; from the exons ggaaGTGTTTGTTTATGTCAGGGCTCAGTGAGGTCCAGCTGAACCATATGGATGATCACACTCTACCAGGGAAGTATGGTATTGGATTTACCAACATGGTGGAAAGGACCACGCCCGGCAGCAAAGATCTCTCCAG tAAAGAATTTCGTGAAGGAGGACGTATTCTAGTACAGAAATTACAGAAATATCAGCCACGAATAGCAGTGTTTAATGGAAAAT gtatttatgaaatttttagtaaagaagttTTTGGAGTAAAGGTTAAGAACTTGGAATTTGGGCTTCAGCCCCATAAGATTCCAGACACAGAAACT CTCTGCTATGTTATGCCATCATCCAGTGCAAGATGTGCTCAGTTTCCTCGAGCCCAAGACAAAGTTCATTACTACATAAAACTGAAGGACTTAAGAGATCAGTTGAAAGGCATTGAACGAAATATGGACGTTCAAGAGGTGCAATATACATTTGACCTACAGCTTGCCCAAG AGGATGCAAAGAAGATGGCtgttaaggaagaaaaatatgatCCAGGTTATGAGGCAGCATATGGTGGTACTTACGGAGAAAATCCATGCAGCAGTGAACCTTGTGGCTTCTCTTCAAATGGGCTAA TTGAGAGCGTGGAGTTAAGAGGAGAATCAGCTTTCAGTGGCATTCCTAATGGGCAGTGGATGACCCAGTCATTTACAGACCAAATTCCTTCCTTTAATAATCACTGTGGAACACAAGAACAGGAAGAAGAAAGCCATGCTTAA
- the GLT8D2 gene encoding glycosyltransferase 8 domain-containing protein 2 isoform X1 has translation MAPSKLQCTHKVNLHKNQEALFITFLINLLFFLRQNLTLLPQLEYSGTIAAPCSLDLQGSSNPPASAPQEVGTTDDESETPEELDEEIPVVICAAAGRMGATMAAINSIYSNTDANILFYVVGLRNTLTRIRKWIEHSKLREINFKIVEFNPMVLKGKIRPDSSRPELLQPLNFVRFYLPLLIHQHEKVIYLDDDVIVQGDIQELYDTTLALGHAAAFSDDCDLPSAQDINRLVGLQNTYMGYLDYRKKAIKDLGISPSTCSFNPGVIVANMTEWKHQRITKQLEKWMQKNVEENLYSSSLGGGVATSPMLIVFHGKYSTINPLWHIRHLGWNPDARYSEHFLQEAKLLHWNGRHKPWDFPSVHNDLWESWFVPDPAGIFKLNHHS, from the exons ATGGCACCTTCAAAACTCCAATGCACACACAAAGTCAACCTCCATAAAAATCAGGAAGCActgtttattacatttttaattaatttacttttttttttgagacagaatctcactctgttgccccagctcgagtacagtggcacaatagcagctccctgcagcctcgacctccagggctcaagcaatcctccggcctcagcaCCCCAGgaagttggaactacag ATGATGAATCCGAGACTCCTGAAGAACTGGACGAAGAGATTCCTGTGGTGATTTGTGCTGCAGCAGGGAGGATGGGTGCCACTATGGCTGCCATCAATAGCATCTACAGCAACACTGATGCCAACATCTTGTTCTATGTAGTGGGACTCCGGAATACTCTGACTCGAATACG AAAATGGATTGAACATTCCAAACtgagagaaataaactttaaaatcgtGGAATTCAACCCGATGGTCCTCAAAGGGAAGATCAGACCAGACTCATCGAGGCCTGAATTGCTCCAGCCT CTGAACTTTGTTCGATTTTATCTCCCTCTACTTATCCACCAACACGAGAAAGTCATCTATTTGGACGATGATGTAATTGTACAAG GTGATATCCAAGAACTGTATGACACCACCTTGGCCCTGGGCCACGCGGCGGCTTTCTCAGATGACTGCGATTTGCCCTCTGCTCAGGACATAAACAGACTCGTGGGACTTCAG AACACATATATGGGCTATCTGGACTACCGGAAGAAGGCCATCAAGGACCTTGGCATCAGCCCCAGCACCTGCTCTTTCAATCCTGGTGTGATTGTTGCCAACATGACAGAATGGAAGCACCAGCGCATCACCAAGCAATTGGAGAAATGGATGCAAAAGAATGTGGA gGAAAACCTCTATAGCAGCTCCCTGGGAGGAGGGGTGGCCACTTCCCCAATGCTGATTGTGTTTCATGGGAAATATTCCACAATTAACCCCCTGTGGCACATAAGGCACCTGG GCTGGAATCCAGATGCCAGATATTCGGAGCATTTTCTGCAGGAAGCTAAATTACTCCACTGGAATGGAAGACATAAACCCTGGGACTTCCCTAGTGTTCACAACGACTTATGGGAAAGCTGGTTTGTTCCTGACCCTGCAGGGATATTTAAACTCAATCACCATAGCTGA
- the GLT8D2 gene encoding glycosyltransferase 8 domain-containing protein 2 isoform X2 — protein sequence MALLRKINQVLLFLLIVTLCVILYKKVHKGTVPKNDADDESETPEELDEEIPVVICAAAGRMGATMAAINSIYSNTDANILFYVVGLRNTLTRIRKWIEHSKLREINFKIVEFNPMVLKGKIRPDSSRPELLQPLNFVRFYLPLLIHQHEKVIYLDDDVIVQGDIQELYDTTLALGHAAAFSDDCDLPSAQDINRLVGLQNTYMGYLDYRKKAIKDLGISPSTCSFNPGVIVANMTEWKHQRITKQLEKWMQKNVEENLYSSSLGGGVATSPMLIVFHGKYSTINPLWHIRHLGWNPDARYSEHFLQEAKLLHWNGRHKPWDFPSVHNDLWESWFVPDPAGIFKLNHHS from the exons ATGGCTCTGTTACGAAAAA TTAATCAGGTGCTGCTGTTCCTTCTGATTGTGACCCTCTGTGTGATTCTGTATAAGAAAGTTCATAAGGGGACTGTGCCCAAGAATGATGCAG ATGATGAATCCGAGACTCCTGAAGAACTGGACGAAGAGATTCCTGTGGTGATTTGTGCTGCAGCAGGGAGGATGGGTGCCACTATGGCTGCCATCAATAGCATCTACAGCAACACTGATGCCAACATCTTGTTCTATGTAGTGGGACTCCGGAATACTCTGACTCGAATACG AAAATGGATTGAACATTCCAAACtgagagaaataaactttaaaatcgtGGAATTCAACCCGATGGTCCTCAAAGGGAAGATCAGACCAGACTCATCGAGGCCTGAATTGCTCCAGCCT CTGAACTTTGTTCGATTTTATCTCCCTCTACTTATCCACCAACACGAGAAAGTCATCTATTTGGACGATGATGTAATTGTACAAG GTGATATCCAAGAACTGTATGACACCACCTTGGCCCTGGGCCACGCGGCGGCTTTCTCAGATGACTGCGATTTGCCCTCTGCTCAGGACATAAACAGACTCGTGGGACTTCAG AACACATATATGGGCTATCTGGACTACCGGAAGAAGGCCATCAAGGACCTTGGCATCAGCCCCAGCACCTGCTCTTTCAATCCTGGTGTGATTGTTGCCAACATGACAGAATGGAAGCACCAGCGCATCACCAAGCAATTGGAGAAATGGATGCAAAAGAATGTGGA gGAAAACCTCTATAGCAGCTCCCTGGGAGGAGGGGTGGCCACTTCCCCAATGCTGATTGTGTTTCATGGGAAATATTCCACAATTAACCCCCTGTGGCACATAAGGCACCTGG GCTGGAATCCAGATGCCAGATATTCGGAGCATTTTCTGCAGGAAGCTAAATTACTCCACTGGAATGGAAGACATAAACCCTGGGACTTCCCTAGTGTTCACAACGACTTATGGGAAAGCTGGTTTGTTCCTGACCCTGCAGGGATATTTAAACTCAATCACCATAGCTGA